The following proteins are co-located in the Lusitaniella coriacea LEGE 07157 genome:
- the yidD gene encoding membrane protein insertion efficiency factor YidD has translation MKTVLIGLLKFYKRLISPLLPPACRFYPTCSEYAMDAIARFGTLKGSWLATQRLLRCHPFHPGGYDPVPTPEELQQKPKNRKTIVNLSQWKHKSKNRED, from the coding sequence ATGAAAACTGTCTTGATTGGGCTGCTGAAATTCTATAAACGCTTGATTTCTCCCTTGCTTCCTCCGGCTTGTCGGTTTTATCCCACCTGTTCGGAATATGCAATGGACGCGATCGCGCGTTTTGGTACGCTAAAAGGAAGTTGGCTGGCAACCCAACGCCTCTTGCGCTGTCACCCTTTCCATCCCGGCGGTTACGATCCCGTCCCCACCCCAGAAGAACTGCAACAAAAACCGAAAAATCGCAAAACGATTGTCAACCTCTCCCAATGGAAGCACAAATCGAAGAATCGAGAGGATTGA
- a CDS encoding diacylglycerol/polyprenol kinase family protein — MFSPLSGLETSPPIFVSVGITVVYLTVMLVVAESLNRLTALGAELTRKIVHIGSGHVILIAWLLNIPAWVGIGASAIAGGIAILSYFFPILPSINSVGRNSLGTFFYAISMGILVACFWSIHHPQYAAIGILVMAWGDGLAAIIGQRFGKHPYQFFGSRKSWEGSATMAAVSFIVTLLILLSVQGNHWQTWCVSLAVALVATGLEAFSKLGIDNLTVPLGSAAFCFFLNQWLNANS; from the coding sequence TTGTTCTCTCCTCTATCGGGATTAGAAACCTCCCCGCCCATCTTCGTTTCTGTTGGCATAACCGTTGTCTACCTCACCGTTATGCTCGTCGTTGCAGAAAGCCTCAATCGCCTAACGGCATTGGGTGCAGAACTAACGCGCAAAATCGTTCACATTGGTTCGGGTCATGTCATTCTGATCGCATGGCTGTTGAACATCCCCGCTTGGGTGGGAATTGGCGCGTCCGCGATCGCGGGAGGAATCGCCATCTTATCCTACTTCTTCCCCATTTTACCCAGCATCAACAGCGTCGGGCGCAACAGTCTCGGAACCTTCTTTTACGCCATCAGCATGGGCATCCTCGTTGCTTGCTTTTGGTCGATACATCATCCCCAATACGCCGCCATTGGAATTTTAGTCATGGCGTGGGGAGACGGACTCGCCGCCATCATCGGTCAGCGATTCGGCAAACATCCCTATCAATTCTTCGGCAGTCGCAAAAGTTGGGAAGGGTCTGCAACAATGGCAGCAGTTAGTTTCATCGTCACCCTATTGATTCTGCTCTCGGTTCAGGGAAATCATTGGCAAACTTGGTGTGTTTCCCTTGCAGTTGCCCTTGTCGCAACAGGATTAGAAGCCTTCTCGAAACTCGGCATCGACAACCTCACCGTCCCGTTAGGCAGCGCCGCCTTCTGCTTTTTCCTCAACCAATGGTTAAACGCAAACTCCTAA
- a CDS encoding O-antigen ligase domain-containing protein has translation MSPQAALVLVAWIPFSLYLFLRFPPQKAAIIGFIGAWLFLPQAEFFLSPLPNYTRMAAACYGILLGALIFDAERLFSFRISWIDLPMIVYCFCPIISQINNNLSPISPTFNQLITWGAPYFVGRIYFSTLDGLKELAKGIFIGGLIYIPFCLIESVMGPLIHEKVYGFPAFVDWSQARRYGGWRPVVFMNHGLMVGVWMMTTALCGVWFWRAGVIPKEPSKPILKWGKWVVTASVWRLWLWKIEAGKTLQGRAINPLVILLFLTFVNCRSTGAWILAVTGLLILFIGSGLRSNLPMLLLAGFTALYLFSGAMGTTQTEPILNFFESLGLSADRVSSLAFRFHNEEILGERIRLKFLFGWGDASEYRVPGAITDSLWIIIFGINGVVGLWSWAAAFLVPVFGFCFRYPARYWTNPNVSPALVLVLCLNLYCIDCLLNAMVNPVFVLICGGVSGLVVKPTANDARPSPLEIAVRARLKRREVRERD, from the coding sequence ATGAGTCCGCAAGCTGCCCTCGTCCTCGTTGCTTGGATACCCTTCTCCCTTTATCTTTTCCTACGCTTCCCTCCCCAAAAAGCTGCCATCATCGGTTTTATTGGCGCTTGGCTCTTTTTACCCCAAGCGGAATTTTTCCTCTCCCCCCTACCCAACTACACGCGGATGGCAGCCGCCTGCTATGGCATTTTATTGGGCGCTTTAATCTTTGATGCCGAACGTTTATTCTCATTTCGCATCAGTTGGATCGATCTCCCCATGATCGTTTACTGCTTCTGTCCGATTATCAGTCAAATCAACAACAATCTCAGCCCAATCTCTCCCACCTTCAATCAACTCATCACCTGGGGAGCGCCTTATTTCGTCGGTCGCATTTATTTCAGCACCCTCGATGGACTTAAGGAACTGGCGAAGGGAATCTTTATTGGGGGGTTAATTTATATTCCCTTCTGTTTGATTGAATCGGTGATGGGTCCTTTAATTCACGAAAAAGTCTACGGTTTTCCCGCCTTTGTGGATTGGTCGCAAGCGAGGCGGTACGGGGGATGGCGACCGGTAGTTTTCATGAATCACGGCTTAATGGTTGGCGTGTGGATGATGACAACTGCCCTGTGCGGCGTGTGGTTTTGGCGTGCTGGTGTAATTCCTAAAGAACCGAGCAAGCCAATTCTGAAGTGGGGGAAGTGGGTTGTCACTGCCAGCGTTTGGCGGCTTTGGCTGTGGAAAATTGAAGCGGGGAAAACACTTCAGGGTCGAGCGATTAATCCTCTGGTCATTCTGCTTTTCCTCACGTTTGTGAATTGCCGTTCGACAGGCGCGTGGATTTTGGCAGTAACGGGATTGCTGATTTTATTTATCGGAAGTGGATTGCGCTCGAACTTGCCCATGCTACTTTTGGCAGGATTTACGGCGTTATATCTCTTCTCAGGAGCAATGGGAACCACACAGACCGAACCCATCTTAAACTTTTTCGAGTCCTTGGGACTGAGTGCCGATCGCGTCAGTTCTTTAGCCTTTCGATTTCATAATGAAGAAATCTTGGGAGAGAGAATACGTCTAAAATTCTTGTTTGGCTGGGGCGATGCTAGTGAATATCGCGTTCCCGGCGCGATTACAGATAGTTTGTGGATTATTATTTTTGGAATTAATGGCGTAGTGGGCTTATGGAGTTGGGCGGCGGCGTTTTTAGTCCCGGTGTTTGGTTTCTGTTTCCGCTATCCCGCACGCTACTGGACAAATCCCAATGTTTCCCCTGCCCTCGTCCTTGTTCTATGTTTGAATTTGTATTGCATTGATTGCCTGCTCAATGCAATGGTGAATCCGGTTTTTGTCCTTATCTGTGGCGGCGTTTCGGGGTTAGTGGTGAAACCGACAGCAAACGATGCGCGTCCGAGTCCTCTTGAAATCGCTGTTCGAGCAAGATTGAAACGCAGGGAAGTGAGGGAACGAGATTGA
- a CDS encoding glycosyltransferase family 2 protein has protein sequence MANEIQSIPLLVVVLNYRTPQLTIDCLRSLVGEAKALPKMRVVVTDNDSQDGSAEQIGVAIAEEGLSAWASLMPLERNGGFAFGNNAPIRRAIASQNLPPYVLLLNPDTVVRPGAISALLEFMEAHPQAGIAGSRLEDPDGTPQRSAFRFHTILSELEGGTRLGAVSRLLSRWIVAPPVSDTPCKTDWVAGASMMIRREVIEQAELLDEGYFMYYEEMDFCLQARQAGWECWYVPQSRVVHLVGQSSGVTDTKRPPKRMPQYWFDSRRRYFLKNYGWLYLVLADAYWMGGFALWRLRRGIQGKPDPDPPQFLQDFFRNSAFLRRDGLDRAISK, from the coding sequence ATGGCTAACGAAATCCAATCCATTCCGTTGCTGGTGGTGGTTCTCAACTACCGCACGCCCCAACTCACCATCGACTGTTTGCGCTCTTTGGTGGGGGAAGCAAAAGCTTTGCCGAAAATGCGCGTCGTTGTCACCGATAACGATTCTCAGGATGGCTCTGCCGAGCAAATTGGCGTGGCGATTGCTGAGGAAGGACTGAGCGCTTGGGCTTCCTTGATGCCCCTAGAACGCAATGGCGGCTTTGCTTTTGGGAATAATGCCCCGATTCGGCGCGCGATCGCGTCCCAAAATCTTCCCCCCTACGTCCTCCTGCTTAATCCCGATACTGTCGTGCGTCCGGGAGCCATTTCAGCCCTCCTCGAATTCATGGAAGCGCATCCCCAGGCGGGCATCGCCGGAAGTCGCCTCGAAGACCCCGACGGTACGCCCCAACGTTCTGCTTTTCGCTTCCATACGATCCTTAGCGAACTCGAAGGCGGCACGCGCCTCGGCGCGGTTTCCAGGCTCCTCTCGCGCTGGATTGTCGCGCCTCCCGTTTCCGATACTCCCTGCAAGACGGATTGGGTGGCGGGCGCGAGTATGATGATTCGTCGGGAAGTTATCGAACAGGCGGAATTGCTCGATGAAGGCTATTTTATGTACTACGAAGAGATGGATTTTTGCCTGCAAGCTCGTCAAGCGGGGTGGGAGTGCTGGTACGTTCCCCAAAGTCGAGTGGTTCATCTGGTCGGGCAGAGTTCCGGCGTAACGGATACCAAGCGTCCTCCCAAGCGAATGCCCCAATATTGGTTCGACTCCCGGCGGCGCTATTTCCTGAAAAACTACGGTTGGCTGTATCTAGTGCTGGCGGATGCCTATTGGATGGGGGGATTTGCCCTGTGGCGATTGCGTCGAGGGATTCAAGGCAAACCCGATCCCGATCCCCCGCAGTTTCTCCAAGACTTCTTCCGCAACAGCGCTTTTTTGCGGCGAGACGGTTTAGATCGAGCGATATCAAAATAA
- a CDS encoding serine O-acetyltransferase, whose amino-acid sequence MVVQSDPDAIARETPPKENSLGLWQQIKEDWIAHGRDWTKPGFRAVAVQRFGVWRMGIEPKLFRAFFSVLYRALYRKIRNGYGIDLPYTVQLGRRVIIEHQGGIIIHGYSTIGDDSIIRQGVTLGNRYLERPLDAPQLGDRVNVGAGAKILGHVTLGNDVSIGANAVVLSDLPAGATAVGIPAKIIKVKESNEGHAHNNS is encoded by the coding sequence ATGGTTGTGCAATCAGACCCGGACGCGATCGCGCGCGAAACTCCCCCCAAGGAAAACTCCCTCGGACTTTGGCAACAAATTAAAGAAGATTGGATCGCCCACGGACGGGATTGGACGAAGCCCGGATTTCGTGCTGTTGCCGTCCAGCGCTTTGGCGTATGGCGCATGGGCATCGAACCCAAACTCTTTCGCGCCTTCTTCAGCGTCCTCTACCGCGCCCTCTACCGCAAAATTCGCAATGGTTACGGCATCGACTTACCCTATACCGTACAACTCGGTCGCCGCGTCATTATCGAACACCAAGGAGGCATTATCATTCATGGCTACAGCACGATTGGCGACGACAGCATTATTCGTCAGGGTGTAACCCTGGGCAATCGTTACCTGGAACGCCCTTTAGATGCCCCTCAACTCGGCGATCGCGTTAACGTCGGAGCCGGAGCCAAAATTCTCGGTCATGTCACTCTGGGCAACGATGTCAGCATTGGAGCCAACGCTGTCGTCCTGTCCGATCTTCCCGCCGGAGCAACCGCAGTCGGGATTCCTGCCAAAATCATTAAAGTTAAAGAGTCCAATGAAGGTCACGCCCACAACAATTCCTGA
- the rfbC gene encoding dTDP-4-dehydrorhamnose 3,5-epimerase: MKVTPTTIPDVLIIEPRVFADDRGFFYESYNQKAFLDKAGIDTPLVQDNHSRSQQHVLRGLHYQIQQPQGKLMRVAIGAVFDVAVDLRQSAPTFGQWAGTLLSAENKRQMWIPPGFAHGFLVLSEVAEVLYKTTDYYAPQHERCIRWDDPDLAIDWHLTAEPVLSAKDKAGQAFKTAEVFP, translated from the coding sequence ATGAAGGTCACGCCCACAACAATTCCTGATGTTTTAATTATCGAACCTCGCGTCTTTGCCGACGATCGCGGTTTTTTTTACGAAAGTTACAATCAAAAAGCTTTTTTGGATAAAGCTGGGATCGATACCCCTCTCGTCCAAGACAATCATTCCCGTTCCCAACAACACGTCCTGCGAGGATTGCACTATCAAATTCAACAGCCTCAAGGAAAGTTGATGCGCGTGGCAATTGGAGCGGTTTTTGATGTTGCGGTGGATTTGCGCCAATCTGCTCCCACCTTCGGTCAGTGGGCGGGAACGCTGCTCAGTGCGGAAAATAAGCGCCAGATGTGGATTCCTCCCGGTTTTGCCCACGGCTTTTTAGTTCTGTCTGAAGTCGCCGAAGTTCTCTACAAAACCACCGATTATTACGCCCCCCAACACGAACGCTGCATTCGCTGGGACGATCCGGATTTGGCAATTGATTGGCACTTAACCGCAGAACCCGTTCTTTCGGCAAAAGACAAGGCAGGACAAGCATTTAAAACAGCAGAGGTGTTTCCTTAA
- the rfbD gene encoding dTDP-4-dehydrorhamnose reductase yields MRILLTGVTGQLGRELQRILPEIAEVIGYSRQEMDLAQPEQIQRAIARVQLDLILNAGAYTAVDRAETELDLVRAINGIAPQILAEEAQKREVALFHISTDYVFDGRKNTPYTEEDETNPLSAYGASKWVGEEGIRQATANHLILRTAWVYGAGETGNFVKTMLRLGAEREEIRVVSDQIGSPTWTGDLARAIAQLLTHTPFPTGTYHYTNSGVASWYDFAVAIFEEASNLNFPLKVKNVIPITTADYPTPARRPAYSVLSTQKITALLSTQPPHWREGLRQMLRSM; encoded by the coding sequence ATGCGCATCTTACTCACCGGAGTGACCGGACAATTGGGACGAGAATTGCAACGCATCCTTCCTGAAATTGCAGAAGTGATTGGGTACAGTCGTCAGGAGATGGATTTGGCACAACCGGAGCAAATTCAACGCGCGATCGCGCGCGTCCAACTCGATCTTATTTTAAATGCAGGAGCGTACACCGCAGTGGATCGGGCAGAGACGGAATTAGACCTCGTTCGCGCTATTAATGGTATTGCTCCTCAAATCCTTGCAGAAGAAGCCCAAAAACGAGAAGTTGCGCTGTTTCACATCTCTACCGATTATGTCTTCGACGGGCGCAAAAACACCCCCTACACCGAAGAAGACGAAACCAATCCCCTCAGCGCTTACGGCGCGTCGAAATGGGTGGGGGAAGAAGGAATTCGTCAAGCCACGGCAAATCACTTAATCCTGCGAACTGCTTGGGTGTATGGGGCGGGGGAGACGGGAAATTTTGTGAAAACCATGCTGCGCTTGGGGGCAGAACGGGAGGAAATTCGCGTGGTTAGCGATCAAATTGGTTCGCCGACGTGGACGGGAGATTTAGCTCGCGCGATCGCGCAATTACTAACCCACACCCCATTTCCCACTGGAACCTACCACTACACCAATAGTGGCGTTGCCAGTTGGTACGATTTTGCCGTTGCTATTTTTGAAGAAGCCTCTAACCTCAATTTCCCCCTAAAAGTTAAAAACGTCATTCCCATCACCACCGCAGACTATCCCACCCCCGCCCGCCGTCCCGCCTATTCCGTTCTTTCCACCCAAAAAATCACCGCCCTCCTCAGCACGCAACCTCCCCACTGGCGCGAGGGTTTGCGACAAATGCTTCGCTCGATGTAA
- the pcrA gene encoding DNA helicase PcrA produces MTASTDFVSHLNPSQRCAVEHFCGPLLVVAGAGSGKTRALTYRIANLILKHKVNPENIFAVTFTNKAAREMKERIEKIFAQRLAEQVHNQHLELLPPQEQTKLRSRVYKTITKPLWIGTFHSLFARILRYDINKYQDKKGRTWQRNFSIFDESDAQSLVKNIVTKQLNLDDKKFNPRSVRYSISNAKNLGLMPEVYAQNESNYKGRVIAEVYGEYQNQLAANNALDFDDLILIPAKLFQQNESILGYWHQQFQHILVDEYQDTNRIQYDLIRLLSTNGEPNRNQWNWQNRSIFVVGDADQSIYSFRMADYKILLEFQEDFGDGLPDDDTRTMVKLEENYRSRENILQAANHLIENNTQRIDKILKPTRGIGEQIYCFKADDEQVEARFVLNRIQDLANDNPELNWGSFAILYRTNAQSRVFEDALRGRVPYIVVGGLKFYDRKEIKDALAYLRVLANPADTVSLLRIINTPRRGIGKTSIENLLNAARELNVPLWELISDETSVSTLAGRATKGVNRFAKIIRDYQEQIKTLSAAEIVQGIMEDSGYTDDLKKQGTDEADNRLANIGELYNAVTQFQIENEDPSLEAFLANASLASALDNLEEGQQAVSLMTLHSAKGLEFPVVFLVGLEQGLFPNIRTLNDPLALEEERRLCYVGITRAQEQLFLTHAKERTLWGSREPAIPSQFLRELPSDLIASNVRSTSHRRRSAKQAKTPETATPVTLDWEIGDRAIHNIFGEGKVTHILGSGKKTYLAIEFPDVGRRIIDPKIASLQRERT; encoded by the coding sequence ATGAAAGAGCGCATCGAGAAGATTTTTGCGCAGCGTTTAGCAGAACAAGTACATAACCAGCACTTAGAACTCCTTCCTCCCCAAGAGCAAACCAAACTGAGATCCCGCGTTTACAAAACAATTACTAAGCCTCTATGGATTGGAACCTTCCACAGTCTGTTTGCTCGCATTCTCCGCTACGACATCAATAAGTATCAAGACAAAAAAGGACGCACCTGGCAGCGTAATTTCTCGATTTTCGATGAATCCGACGCACAAAGTTTGGTTAAAAACATCGTCACCAAACAACTCAATCTAGATGACAAGAAATTCAATCCTCGTTCGGTTCGATACAGCATCAGTAATGCCAAGAATTTAGGTTTAATGCCAGAAGTTTACGCCCAGAATGAATCTAACTATAAAGGAAGAGTTATTGCTGAGGTGTATGGTGAATATCAAAATCAACTCGCCGCGAATAATGCCCTTGACTTCGACGATTTAATTTTAATTCCTGCAAAACTCTTCCAACAAAATGAATCAATATTGGGCTATTGGCACCAACAATTTCAACACATTTTAGTGGATGAATACCAAGACACCAACCGCATTCAATACGATCTGATTCGTCTCCTCTCAACTAATGGAGAACCCAATCGCAACCAATGGAATTGGCAGAATCGTTCCATTTTTGTTGTCGGAGATGCCGACCAATCGATTTATTCTTTTCGGATGGCAGATTACAAAATTTTGCTCGAATTCCAAGAAGACTTTGGCGACGGTTTGCCTGATGACGACACGCGCACAATGGTTAAGCTAGAAGAGAACTATCGTTCTAGAGAAAATATTCTTCAAGCTGCTAACCACCTTATTGAAAACAATACGCAGCGTATTGATAAAATTCTCAAACCTACGCGAGGAATTGGAGAGCAAATCTATTGCTTCAAAGCGGATGACGAACAAGTTGAAGCGCGATTTGTCCTCAATCGCATTCAAGATTTAGCCAATGATAATCCAGAACTCAATTGGGGTTCATTTGCCATTCTCTATCGAACAAATGCTCAGTCTCGCGTTTTTGAGGATGCCCTTAGAGGTCGAGTTCCTTATATTGTAGTCGGGGGACTCAAATTTTATGACCGCAAAGAAATCAAGGATGCTCTTGCTTATTTGCGCGTCCTTGCGAATCCTGCCGATACAGTTAGCTTGCTGCGAATTATTAATACTCCCAGACGGGGGATTGGTAAAACTTCCATAGAAAATCTTTTAAACGCGGCGCGAGAGTTAAATGTTCCGCTTTGGGAACTCATCAGCGATGAAACCTCCGTGAGTACTTTAGCAGGACGCGCCACCAAAGGTGTCAATCGATTTGCAAAAATTATTCGAGATTATCAGGAACAAATAAAAACCCTATCCGCCGCTGAAATTGTTCAAGGAATTATGGAAGATTCCGGTTATACCGATGACCTCAAAAAGCAGGGAACCGATGAGGCTGATAACCGCCTTGCGAATATTGGCGAATTGTATAATGCAGTCACCCAATTCCAAATAGAAAACGAAGACCCTAGCTTAGAAGCATTCCTCGCTAATGCCTCTCTTGCTTCCGCTTTAGATAATCTTGAAGAAGGACAGCAAGCTGTTTCTTTAATGACGCTACATTCAGCGAAAGGGTTGGAGTTTCCCGTGGTCTTTCTCGTCGGTTTAGAACAGGGATTATTTCCTAATATTAGAACCCTAAATGACCCTCTAGCTCTCGAAGAAGAACGCCGCCTTTGTTATGTGGGAATTACTCGCGCACAGGAACAATTATTTTTAACTCATGCGAAGGAACGCACCCTTTGGGGTTCGAGGGAACCTGCAATTCCATCGCAATTTCTGCGCGAGTTACCCAGTGATTTAATTGCGAGTAATGTCCGTTCTACTTCCCATCGTCGCCGCAGTGCGAAGCAAGCGAAAACGCCAGAAACCGCAACTCCTGTGACTCTAGATTGGGAAATTGGCGATCGCGCGATCCATAATATTTTTGGGGAAGGGAAGGTGACTCATATTCTCGGTTCGGGAAAGAAAACCTACTTAGCCATTGAATTTCCCGATGTTGGACGCAGAATTATTGACCCCAAAATTGCATCCCTACAGCGAGAACGGACATAA